A single genomic interval of Helianthus annuus cultivar XRQ/B chromosome 13, HanXRQr2.0-SUNRISE, whole genome shotgun sequence harbors:
- the LOC110901604 gene encoding MDIS1-interacting receptor like kinase 2, whose translation MRPIHTVTVLLMLIFMPSETTANNFNKSLEAKALHTTHWWGDRHDLDDHCTWSGIKCNEAGSVIYIDHYCEGVGEQASLDFLSFPNLEQLLLRNCMLVGSILDQLGLLLNLTHLQLSQCHLTGEVPVSFTNLTRLIYLDLFSNYFTGVFPSQIGKLNSLELVDLSENQFTGPIQSSFSSMVNLTYLDLSKNRLNGSIPMELCNLQSLQTLDLSDNKLSGPIPSGTKLPVPLANLFRLEFLDLSNNHFIGILPTQIWSLKSLLSVYLSRNQFSGPIFSSFDVSNNNFTGILPSQIRCFQNLVILDLSRNLFTGLIHPSFGYMTNLTDLDMSSNQLNGSIPKELSKMQKLERLNLGDNKLDGPIPSSLRNLSNLKELNLSMNNINGPIPLEIAYLNLQKIDINHNHLVGLIHPEFGMVSRLFYLDFSSNQLSGNVSFKKPCNFQHVDLSMNELTGDISGLYACTYLEYLDIRNNNFVGQTLQVSDFPNLVFLNLSQNHLTAIAHDHSLRKKLILYLSIFVPVLVGICFLVLGYVYRHYSKASTKKVQLETKEHGDVCSVLNYDGNIAYEDFITATDDFDLKYCIGTGGYGSVYEAKLPSGKTFALKKLHRFEVEQFDQSFKNEVQVLTNLRHKNIVKLYGFCFHNKCNFLVYEYMEKGSLFCALRDSELAVELDWMKRVKIIKDVAHALAYMHHDCIPPIVHRDISSNNILLNNEMEGFVADFGAARLLDPDSSNQTIIAGTLGYIAPELAYSMVVTEKCDVYSFGVVALEIIVGKHPGELLSSLNRSTGQETSLEDVLDPRLPYSNDKLIQLNIARVYQVAQACILTDPKSRPTMRTVSQELSR comes from the exons ATGAGGCCTATTCACACTGTCACTGTTCTTTTAATGCTCATTTTCATGCCTTCAGAAACAACTGCTAATAACTTCAACAAATCATTAGAAGCAAAGGCTTTGCATACAACTCACTGGTGGGGAGACAGACATGATTTAGATGATCATTGTACATGGTCTGGGATCAAATGCAATGAAGCAGGTAGTGTGATTTACATAGACCATTATTGTGAAGGTGTAGGTGAACAAGCAAGCCTTGATTTTCTTTCATTTCCGAACCTCGAACAACTTCTTCTTAGAAACTGCATGCTTGTAGGAAGCATACTAGATCAGCTTGGTTTGCTACTAAATCTAACCCACCTTCAACTCAGTCAATGTCATCTCACTGGCGAGGTACCTGTTTCGTTCACCAATCTCACCAGATTGATTTATCTTGATCTATTTAGTAATTATTTCACGGGTGTTTTCCCATCTCAGATAGGGAAACTGAATAGTTTGGAACTTGTGGATCTTAGTGAAAACCAGTTTACTGGTCCAATTCAATCATCTTTTAGTTCCATGGTTAATCTCACCTACTTGGACTTGAGCAAAAATCGACTTAACGGGTCCATCCCAATGGAGCTTTGTAACTTGCAAAGTCTCCAAACATTGGACCTGAGTGATAACAAACTTTCTGGTCCAATTCCCTCCGGAACTAAGTTACCTGTTCCCCTCGCGAATCTCTTTCGTTTAGAATTCCTTGATCTTTCGAATAACCATTTCATCGGCATTCTCCCTACACAGATTTGGAGTTTGAAGAGTTTGCTTTCCGTATATCTCAGTCGAAACCAATTTAGTGGTCCAATCTTTTCATCTTTTGATGTTTCTAATAATAATTTCACTGGAATTCTACCATCTCAAATAAGGTGTTTTCAGAATTTGGTTATTCTAGATCTTAGTCGAAACCTATTTACAGGCCTAATACATCCATCTTTTGGTTACATGACCAATCTCACTGACCTAGACATGAGCTCAAATCAACTTAATGGATCAATCCCAAAGGAACTAAGTAAGATGCAGAAGCTAGAAAGATTAAACTTAGGTGACAACAAACTTGATGGTCCAATTCCCTCATCATTGCGTAATCTAAGCAACTTGAAAGAATTGAACCTTTCAATGAACAACATCAATGGCCCCATACCTTTAGAAATAGCATATCTTAACTTACAAAAAATTGACATTAATCATAATCATCTTGTTGGTCTGATTCATCCTGAATTTGGTATGGTCTCAAGACTCTTTTATCTTGATTTTTCATCCAACCAGTTGTCAGGAAATGTATCGTTTAAAAAGCCGTGCAATTTCCAACATGTGGATCTCTCTATGAATGAATTGACTGGAGATATCTCAGGACTATATGCTTGCACTTATTTAGAATATCTGGACATTAGGAATAATAATTTTGTTGGACAAACACTTCAAGTTTCTGACTTTCCAAACTTGGTGTTCTTAAACCTGTCTCAAAATCATCTCACCGCAATTGCTCATGATCATTCTTTGAGAAAGAAACTCATTCTCTATTTATCCATTTTTGTTCCGGTCCTTGTTGGAATTTGCTTCCTTGTTCTTGGTTATGTGTATCGTCATTACTCCAAGGCCTCCACGAAAAAAGTCCAGCTGGAAACAAAAGAACACGGGGATGTATGCTCGGTGTTGAATTATGATGGGAACATTGCATATGAAGACTTCATTACTGCTACAGACGATTTTGACCTCAAATACTGTATAGGAACAGGTGGCTATGGTAGTGTATATGAAGCGAAACTACCCAGCGGTAAAACATTTGCTTTGAAGAAACTCCATCGGTTTGAAGTTGAGCAATTTGACCAGAGTTTCAAGAATGAAGTCCAAGTGTTAACTAACCTAAGGCACAAAAACATCGTGAAACTCTATGGTTTTTGTTTTCATAACAAATGCAACTTCCTTGTATATGAATACATGGAGAAGGGGAGCCTATTTTGTGCATTGAGGGACAGTGAATTAGCTGTTGAGTTGGATTGGATGAAGAGGGTGAAAATTATCAAGGATGTAGCCCACGCTTTGGCGTACATGCATCATGATTGCATCCCACCTATCGTTCATCGTGACATATCAAGCAATAACATACTCTTGAACAATGAGATGGAAGGATTTGTTGCTGACTTTGGAGCAGCCAGATTGCTCGATCCTGATTCGTCCAACCAAACCATAATTGCAGGAACATTAGGATACATTGCTCCAG AACTTGCCTATAGCATGGTTGTGACCGAAAAATGTGACGTCTACAGCTTTGGGGTCGTAGCACTTGAAATAATTGTAGGGAAGCATCCAGGAGAGCTCCTGTCATCATTAAACCGTTCTACAGGTCAAGAAACATCACTGGAAGATGTATTGGACCCGCGACTTCCTTATTCTAACGATAAGCTGATTCAGTTGAACATTGCTCGTGTTTATCAAGTAGCACAGGCATGCATTCTCACAGATCCAAAATCTCGGCCCACGATGAGAACTGTCTCTCAGGAACTATCTCGTTGA